The nucleotide window CGGGAGATTTGGAGAAACATAGAGAAAGAGCTGGAGAATCTGGACATTCCATACCTTGCATTTTTCACTGAGTATTCGGGGCATGCGCAGGAGCTTGCAGAGTCTATTGCCCGAAAGGCTGACGGAACCCCAGAGGTGATTGCAGCTGTCGGAGGGGACGGTACACTGCATGAAGTGGTAAACGGCGTTGCATCATATTCAAACATAACGGTCGGTTTCATTCCTGGCGGTTCAGGAAACGATTTCTCAAGAGGCTTTGAAATACCGAAAAAGGCAGTTCATGCTTTAAGTTTAGTGCTTGAAAATTATGGCGGCAAAACTGAAATCGATATTGGAAAAATTCAGCACAATGAATTACAGAAAACCTATTTTATGAATAATATGGGAGTAGGCTTTGATGCGGCAGTTGCGAAGGATTCAAACGAGTCAAGTATGAAGCAGCTTCTGAACCGTTTTTCACTGGGCAGGCTGGTCTATGTGTATATCCTTGTCAAAAAACTGCTCACCTTCAGGACCATTCCAATAGAAGTGACGACTGATGGCAAAGTGTACAAATACAGCAACGCCTGGTTTGTCACCGTTTCAAACCAGCCATACTACGGAGGGGGTATGAAGATTGCGCCTGTGGCTCTCCCGGATGACGGAATTCTTGACATCACTGTCGTGCACCAGATTTCGAGATTGAAGCTGCTATTGGTTTTCGTCAGTGTATTCTGGGGAAAGCATACAATGTTCCGGGAAGTAGAGCAGTTTACAGGAAAATCGATCACGATTGAATCACCTGATGAAGTTCTAGCTCATGCAGATGGTGAAGCGATCGGATATACACCGCTGAAAATCCAGGCATGTCCAAAGGCCTTGAAAATTCTATCTGGTAAAAACAATAAGGGGCATACCGAGGAGTTGAAAATAAATGATTGCCATTGAAAGGGATTTTAACGCCTATCTTGATCAAATGGATGTTATTACTGTATTGCTTCCTTATTCTTATTTTAAAGGAACCTCCAATGAGTTCCGGCTAAAAGGAGAAGGCGTTGATTTGCCATTGGCAATCCAAGAGAAAGTATTGCTGGAGGATGCAGTAAAATACATTTGCTTATCAAGTATCAGGCCTGAGATAGGCAAAACCTACGAAGTTTTGGATGAGAATGGCGGTCAAACGGATCTGCAAATCGGAGCAGTCATCCGAACAGAAGAATTTGATTCACTATTTTTTTACGGCGGCGATGATCTTGGTGTCAGCTACTCACGTGATAAAGCTCTTTTCAAATTATGGGCTCCTACCGCTGCAAAAATGAAGCTCAAGTTTTTTAAGGAAGGTGACCCAAACCCCAAGCTTATCGATATGACTAGGATTGATAAAGGCGTATGGAGCATAGAGGTAGCCGGGGATTTGGAGCTTTACCGCTATTCATTCCTGGCATGTATCAATCTTGAGTGGAGAGAAGCTGTGGATCCTTATGCCACTGCTTTAACAGTCAATGGTGGGTATGGCGTCGTGATAGATCCGGAAAAAGCAAAGGGAGCACATATTGATGTCCCGAAAATAAAACAGCCAGTTGATGCAATCATCTATGAAGCTCATATCAGGGACCTGACGATGCACCCGAACAGTGGAGCTGTAAATAAGGGAACATACCTTGGAGCAGCGGAAACGGGAACAAAAAGCGAAACAGGAATTGAGACCGGGCTTTCCTATATTAAAAATCTCGGTGTCACACATATTGAACTGCTTCCATTCCATGATTTCGAGGGAGTAGATGAACTGGATCCGGACAGGGAATATAACTGGGGATATAATCCGGTTCACTATAATGTGCCGGATGGCAGCTATGCTTCTGACCCTTTTGATCCGTATAATCGGATTATCGAGCTGAAGCAATTGATTTCTTCTATCCATAGCCAGGGAATGGGAGTGATTATGGATGTTGTCTATAATCACGTCTACATCCGTGAGGAATCCCCTTTTGAAAAAATTGTTCCAGGTTACTTTTTTCGTCACGATGCATATGACCTTCCCTCAAATGGAACCGGAGTGGGGAACGATATCGCATCCGAAAGGCTGATGGCGAGAAAATACATCGTTGACTCTGTTATGTTTTGGCTGAATGAATTTCATGTTGATGGCTTCCGTTTTGATTTGATGGGCATTTTGGATATCGAGACAATGACTGCTGTCAGGAATTCGGTCAATAGCGTGAGTTCCGACATTTTGATCATTGGGGAAGGCTGGGATTTGAATACACCTCTCCCGCCTGATCGGAAAGCCAATATTTCGAACCAGGCAAAATTGCCAGGAATAGGGCAGTTTAATGATTGGTTCCGCGATTGTATTAAAGGCAGTACTTTTAACATTTATGATAAAGGCTACGCATTAGGGAACGATCGTTACCTGGAAGCGGCAAAACAGGTGATGGCTGGCAGCATTGGAATCGGCAAGCGAAAACATGGCCTGTTTTTGCAGCCGGGACAAACCGTGAATTACATTGAATCACATGATAACCATACATTGTGGGATAAGCTGAAAATAAGTGACCCAGCCCAGGATGAAACTATATTAAAAAAGCAGCACAGGCTCGCGACATCGATGGTATTACTGGCCCAGGGAATCCCATTTCTGCACAGCGGCCAGGAATTTTTCAGGTCGAAGAACGGAATTGGAAACAGCTACCGGTCTCCAGATGAAATAAACTGGATGGATTGGGACCTGCGTGATGCAAATATGGGTAATGTCGAATACATCAAAGGGATCATCGATATCCGTAAATCAAACGAAGCTTTCCGGCTTCCTGACAGTGAACAAATCCGCAAGCAAATGGAATTTTTCTCCTTGCCAGCACCGTTGATCGGCTTTTCGCTGATAGAAATAAAACCAAGTGAAAATTGGAAAAAAATTCTCGTGTTTCTAAACCCATTAATGGATCAGCAACTTGTACAACTCACTGAAGAGGCGAGATGGAATGTCCTCGCCGACCATGAAAAAGCTTCAGCACAGCCATTTCGCCATATAGAAGGAGATCAGCTGCTGCTGGAGCCATGCTCGCTGTTTGTGCTGGCAAAATAGAGTGACTGACTAATAGTTCACTGTCAAGTGCTTACCGATGTTGTCTGTTTTCTTTTTAATCGTTTTTTCACAAATTTTAATTTAGGTTCCATGGGGTTGACGTACTCAACCTCTAGGGGATAAAATTTATAGGATAGCTATTGTTCCTATCAATAGCTGTCTTTTTATTTCCGATAATAAGTATAACAACAGTGAATTTTGATTTTAAAGAATCCATTTCCGGTTTTAGCATAAGGGAAATAGTGATAAATGAAGGTGACTAACTTTGGAACATTTATTTGGACAGGATTGGGAGATCGTTCCTGCAGGTGGTGCAACCGGTGCCGCTTATTTTGCGCAGCATGAAGAACAAAGGCTTTTCCTAAAACGCAATTCATCCCCTTTTCTTGCTGTTCTCTCCGCAGAAGGAATTGTACCCAAGCTTGTTTGGACAAAAAGGTTAGAAAACGGAGATGTCATTACGGCACAGCAATGGATGAATGGTGGAGAGCTGAAGCCCGGGGATATGAACAATGACCGTGTGGCCAAGCTGCTGAAGAAAATCCATGCTTCAGAACCGCTTCTAGGAATGCTTACGAGGCTGGGAAAAAGCCCGTTGAAACCCGAAATGGTCCTTCATGCCCTGAATGAGGAATTGGATGATGAACTTCGCGGGAAGCAGGCTGTTATAGAATCGTGGACGTATTTGACTGCAAACGTTAGCCATATTGATGTGGACGAAAAGGTCGTTTGCCATTGTGATGTAAACCATAACAACTGGCTGCTTACCGAAGACAACCAGTTGTATTTAATTGACTGGGATGGGGCGATGATTGCTGACCCTGCCATTGACCTTGGACTTCTCCTGTATTCCTATATACCGGTAGAGGAATGGGAGGAATGGCTGGATAAATACGGCATCATCCTGACAGAGAACCTTAAGCAGCGTATGAAATGGTATGCACTTGCACAATCACTTTCAGCAATCCAGTGGCATAAAAACCAGAATCGCATTCCTGAAATGGACAAGTGGATTGATTTTTTAAAAGCACTTATTTAACTTTTACGAAAAACTTCCGATATCATTAACCCATTGTGACAGCTGACCCTGATTTGTCTGGATATGCTGCTCCATGTCAGAGGCGTTGACGCCATGTTGGCTATACTGATAAACATCCTGAAGAATCGATTTAATGTTGCCGTCAACATTTGTGTTGACCATCAGCGATTTAATCAGGCGTTCCAATTGTTGATACTCCGCAACTGAACCACAGCAGTCAGTCTGCTGGTTGCTTAATATATCCTTTAATAAATTTACCTGATCTTGGTGGCTTAAAGGCACAATGATCACCCTTTCGTTTTAAAGGAATTCACATATAGATTGTGGATTCCTTTTTGTGTTTATGCAGCCAGGATAAATTTCATCTTGAAAACATATGGGTTGCATGATATTGTTTGAAACGAATGAAAATAGTACAGAGGTGTCAATATGAGACTAAGAAACAAGCCTTGGGCTAAAGATAAATTACTTCAGTATTCAAATTTTGTAATTCATGGACCGGAACAGCACCGTGGAAAATGGGGTCAAGTTTTTGAAAAGGATCAGCCCCTCCACATTGAGATTGGAACAGGAAAAGGCCAGTTCATCACTGGAATGGCTAAAGCGAATCCGGACATTAACTATATCGGCATTGAATTGCAGGAAAGCGTCATCGTCAGCGCGCTGGACAAGCTGATTGAAGAAGATTTGCCAAACTGCAAACTGATGAATGTTAATGGTGCTGAGCTTGCCAAGTACTTTGAGAGCGGAGATGTCAGCCGAGTTTACTTAAACTTCTCTGATCCTTGACCAAAAACTCGCCATGAAAAGAGAAGGTTGACTTACAAAACATTCCTTGACGTATATGAATCCATTCTTGTGAAAAATGGAGAAATCCACTTCAAGACAGACAACCAGGGATTATTCGAGTACTCCCTAGTCAGCTTCTCGCACTATGGCATGAAGCTTAACTATGTCAGCCTCGACCTTCACAACAGTGATTACGAAGGCAATGTCATGACCGAATACGAAGAGAAATTCTCCTCACGCGGCAGCAGGATTTACCGCTGTGAAGTTCAATTTATCTCTGAATAATGAAGACCAACAAACCGGCGATTTTAGTATCGACCGGTTTTTTTGAACTGAAAAAAAAAAACGTGTTAATTTCCATTTCGCCAATAAAAATGTGAAAACCGCTAATAAAAATTTATTTTCGCCAATAAAAATAATTTATCGCCAATATAATTGTGAACTCCGCCAATAAAATAGAAATCCAATTGAATGGACTAAAAAATTCACCATATTTCCCTCTCACCTAACCAAATACAAGCTGAATTATTTAAAAATTAAGAATCCAAGTGTTACAATCAAGTAAAAAAGGGGGATTCATTATGGAAAAGCTTGAGCTTCGGAATGTAAAGCTGGAGTGGCTGAACGGCGGAGTCACTCATCTTGATGGCGGCGCGATGTTTGGGGTTGTGCCAAAACCGCTATGGTCCCGGAAATATTCTGTTAATGACAAAAACCAGATTGAGTTGAGAACAGATCCAATTTTCATCCAGGCTGATGGAAAGAATTTTCTTGTTGAAAGCGGCATTGGCAATGGAAAACTGAATGAGAAGCAAAAACGCAATTTTGGAGTGCTTGAGGAATCAAGTCTGGATTCAGAACTGAATCGACTTGGTTTATCGACTAAAGATATTGATTATGTATTAATGACACACATGCATTTTGATCATGCCTGCGGATTGACGAAGGATACAGACGGGGAACTTGTTTCGGTTTTCCCGAACGCGAAAATTATCACTTCCCAGGTAGAGTGGGATGAGATGCGCAATCCAAATATCAGGTCAAAGAGTACATACTGGAAAGAAAACTGGCAGGGGATTGAACAGCAGGTTGAGACTTTTGAGAAGGAATGGTCATGTGGACCAATTAAAATGATCCACACTGGTGGCTATAGTGATGGACATTCAATTCTGATTATTGAAGATGAAGAGATGACAGTGGTTCACATGGCTGATATCATGCCGACACATGCTCACCAAAATCCTCTCTGGGTCATGGCTTACGACGATTACCCGATGGATTCAATTTTCGCCAAACAGAAATGGCTTGAATTTGGAATCAGCAGGGACGCCTGGTTCACTTTTTACCATGATGGTGTCTATCGTGCAGTTAAATTCGATCAGGATGGGAAAATAACAGAGACGATTGCGAGAAAAAAATAGACCTGCATCCGCAGGTCTGGAATTTCCTTTAAGCTAATGGGTATGCATCGAGAATAGCTCCAGTCGATGCATCAGCAATAAATTCATATTGTTCCACCTTGCCATCGATATTGCGGGAGATGCCACCTTTATATACCTGGTAATCAAGGGGGGCAATTGAATAAGGCTCGGCAGTCATATTGATCCATGAGCCGCTGATTGGCCCTGATTTTTTAAAAGCTGCCTTTGCATGATTCAGCACTCTATCAGCTGACACGGTTTCTTTTTGTGAAGCAAGTTCCTTTACAGCATACGCACCCGCCAAGCCGGCGCCAACGCCAATGAAAAAGGCTTTCCAGTTCATAGTCAAGGACCTCCAAGGTTAAATATGGAATTTCAAGTTACCTTCATCATAACAAATCACACAGGTGGAGCAAAGAAATAATGCACGCAAAAAAACGTGTATGTCAGGATTAAGACTGGCAAGGATAATGAATGTTCTGTAAAATGGAATCTATAATACATAATCTTTAGTAAATCTAAATTTTTAGTGCGAAGGAGAAGTTAAATGAACGAGCAAACATTGAGCCTGTTTAAAACACTGACAGAACTGCCTGGAGCCCCGGGCAATGAGCACGCAGTACGGAAATTCATGCGCGAGCAATTAGAACAGTATTCTGATGAACTGATCCAGGATAAACTTGGCAGTGTTTTCGGCGTTAAAAAAGGTGACCCGAACGGACCGAAAATCATGGTTGCAGGCCATATGGATGAAGTTGGCTTCATGGTTACATCCATTACGAAAAACGGGATGATCAGATTCCAAACACTTGGCGGCTGGTGGAGCCAGGTGCTTTTGGCACAGCGCGTCCAGATCATGACGAATAATGGACCGGTAACAGGTGTAATTGGTTCGATTCCGCCGCATCTGCTCGATGAGTCAAAACGTAATAAGCCGATGGAAATCAAGAATATGCTGATCGATATCGGTGCAGATGATAAAGAAGATGCCATCAAGATTGGCATAAAACCAGGACAGCAAATCGTACCAATTTGCCCGTTCACTCCAATGGCAAATGAGAAAAAGATTCTTGCTAAAGCCTGGGATAACCGCTATGGCTGCGGCCTGGCAATCGAGCTTTTACAAGAAACGAAGGACATCCAGCTGCCAAACATGCTGTACTCTGGTGCTACAGTCCAGGAAGAAGTAGGCTTAAGAGGCGCACAGACTGCAGCGAACATGATTGACCCGGACATCTTCTTCGCATTGGATGCAAGTCCGGCTAATGATATGTCAGGAGATAAGAATGAATTTGGCCAGCTAGGCAAGGGGACGCTGTTGAGAATCCTTGACCGCTCAATGGTTACGCACCGAGGCATGAGAGAGTTCATTCTTGATATGGCAGAAACGCATGATATTCAATACCAGTACTTCGTTTCCCAGGGTGGCACGGATGCAGGAAGAGTACACACCTCCAATCAAGGAATTCCAAGTGCTGTAATTGGTATCTGCTCACGCTACATCCATACGGCAGCATCCATGATCCATGTCGATGATTATGCGGCAGCCAAGGAACTGCTCGTGAAGCTTGTAAAGGCGGCAGATAAGACAACTGTGGAAACAATCAAGCAAAACAGCTAATGAAAATTAGAA belongs to Mesobacillus subterraneus and includes:
- a CDS encoding diacylglycerol/lipid kinase family protein, encoding MEKIYFIVNPNAKNGSCREIWRNIEKELENLDIPYLAFFTEYSGHAQELAESIARKADGTPEVIAAVGGDGTLHEVVNGVASYSNITVGFIPGGSGNDFSRGFEIPKKAVHALSLVLENYGGKTEIDIGKIQHNELQKTYFMNNMGVGFDAAVAKDSNESSMKQLLNRFSLGRLVYVYILVKKLLTFRTIPIEVTTDGKVYKYSNAWFVTVSNQPYYGGGMKIAPVALPDDGILDITVVHQISRLKLLLVFVSVFWGKHTMFREVEQFTGKSITIESPDEVLAHADGEAIGYTPLKIQACPKALKILSGKNNKGHTEELKINDCH
- the pulA gene encoding type I pullulanase, which gives rise to MIAIERDFNAYLDQMDVITVLLPYSYFKGTSNEFRLKGEGVDLPLAIQEKVLLEDAVKYICLSSIRPEIGKTYEVLDENGGQTDLQIGAVIRTEEFDSLFFYGGDDLGVSYSRDKALFKLWAPTAAKMKLKFFKEGDPNPKLIDMTRIDKGVWSIEVAGDLELYRYSFLACINLEWREAVDPYATALTVNGGYGVVIDPEKAKGAHIDVPKIKQPVDAIIYEAHIRDLTMHPNSGAVNKGTYLGAAETGTKSETGIETGLSYIKNLGVTHIELLPFHDFEGVDELDPDREYNWGYNPVHYNVPDGSYASDPFDPYNRIIELKQLISSIHSQGMGVIMDVVYNHVYIREESPFEKIVPGYFFRHDAYDLPSNGTGVGNDIASERLMARKYIVDSVMFWLNEFHVDGFRFDLMGILDIETMTAVRNSVNSVSSDILIIGEGWDLNTPLPPDRKANISNQAKLPGIGQFNDWFRDCIKGSTFNIYDKGYALGNDRYLEAAKQVMAGSIGIGKRKHGLFLQPGQTVNYIESHDNHTLWDKLKISDPAQDETILKKQHRLATSMVLLAQGIPFLHSGQEFFRSKNGIGNSYRSPDEINWMDWDLRDANMGNVEYIKGIIDIRKSNEAFRLPDSEQIRKQMEFFSLPAPLIGFSLIEIKPSENWKKILVFLNPLMDQQLVQLTEEARWNVLADHEKASAQPFRHIEGDQLLLEPCSLFVLAK
- a CDS encoding phosphotransferase family protein yields the protein MEHLFGQDWEIVPAGGATGAAYFAQHEEQRLFLKRNSSPFLAVLSAEGIVPKLVWTKRLENGDVITAQQWMNGGELKPGDMNNDRVAKLLKKIHASEPLLGMLTRLGKSPLKPEMVLHALNEELDDELRGKQAVIESWTYLTANVSHIDVDEKVVCHCDVNHNNWLLTEDNQLYLIDWDGAMIADPAIDLGLLLYSYIPVEEWEEWLDKYGIILTENLKQRMKWYALAQSLSAIQWHKNQNRIPEMDKWIDFLKALI
- a CDS encoding YtzH-like family protein produces the protein MPLSHQDQVNLLKDILSNQQTDCCGSVAEYQQLERLIKSLMVNTNVDGNIKSILQDVYQYSQHGVNASDMEQHIQTNQGQLSQWVNDIGSFS
- a CDS encoding YtnP family quorum-quenching lactonase gives rise to the protein MEKLELRNVKLEWLNGGVTHLDGGAMFGVVPKPLWSRKYSVNDKNQIELRTDPIFIQADGKNFLVESGIGNGKLNEKQKRNFGVLEESSLDSELNRLGLSTKDIDYVLMTHMHFDHACGLTKDTDGELVSVFPNAKIITSQVEWDEMRNPNIRSKSTYWKENWQGIEQQVETFEKEWSCGPIKMIHTGGYSDGHSILIIEDEEMTVVHMADIMPTHAHQNPLWVMAYDDYPMDSIFAKQKWLEFGISRDAWFTFYHDGVYRAVKFDQDGKITETIARKK
- a CDS encoding PepSY domain-containing protein, with product MNWKAFFIGVGAGLAGAYAVKELASQKETVSADRVLNHAKAAFKKSGPISGSWINMTAEPYSIAPLDYQVYKGGISRNIDGKVEQYEFIADASTGAILDAYPLA
- a CDS encoding M42 family metallopeptidase; amino-acid sequence: MNEQTLSLFKTLTELPGAPGNEHAVRKFMREQLEQYSDELIQDKLGSVFGVKKGDPNGPKIMVAGHMDEVGFMVTSITKNGMIRFQTLGGWWSQVLLAQRVQIMTNNGPVTGVIGSIPPHLLDESKRNKPMEIKNMLIDIGADDKEDAIKIGIKPGQQIVPICPFTPMANEKKILAKAWDNRYGCGLAIELLQETKDIQLPNMLYSGATVQEEVGLRGAQTAANMIDPDIFFALDASPANDMSGDKNEFGQLGKGTLLRILDRSMVTHRGMREFILDMAETHDIQYQYFVSQGGTDAGRVHTSNQGIPSAVIGICSRYIHTAASMIHVDDYAAAKELLVKLVKAADKTTVETIKQNS